One stretch of Flavobacterium sp. 9 DNA includes these proteins:
- the hisC gene encoding histidinol-phosphate transaminase: MKFNINTITRENVKILKPYSSARDEFEDFDTAEMIFLDANENPFQNGVNRYPDPQQNSVKAILAKNNNVKSSQILLGNGSDEVLDLLFRAFCEPKTDNIISLPPTYGMYSVLANINAVENREVLLSTDFQPQVEKILDAVDESTKIIFLCSPNNPTGNSFSDESVVKLLQNFKGLVVIDEAYIDFSDKESWLTEIDEYPNLVITQTLSKAYGLAGIRLGICYASEAVISVLNKIKPPYNVNELTQQRAIVRLNDSDKIKQEIASIIEQREELLKVLLEVSFVEKVYPTEANFVLVKVDNANKRYDELIAKGIVIRNRTTQPLCENCLRFTIGIPEENAVLIKELKLLK, from the coding sequence ATGAAATTCAATATAAATACAATAACGCGTGAAAACGTAAAAATATTAAAGCCTTATTCGTCGGCGCGTGATGAGTTTGAGGATTTTGATACGGCCGAAATGATATTTTTGGATGCTAATGAAAACCCGTTTCAGAATGGTGTGAATCGTTATCCGGATCCGCAACAGAATTCGGTTAAAGCTATTTTGGCGAAGAATAATAACGTAAAGTCAAGTCAGATTTTATTAGGAAACGGAAGTGATGAAGTATTAGATTTGCTTTTCAGAGCTTTCTGTGAGCCAAAAACGGATAATATTATTTCGTTGCCACCAACTTACGGAATGTACAGTGTTCTGGCGAATATCAATGCGGTAGAAAATAGAGAAGTTTTACTTTCTACAGATTTTCAGCCACAAGTAGAGAAAATTTTGGACGCTGTAGATGAGAGTACAAAAATCATCTTTTTATGTTCGCCAAATAACCCAACTGGGAATTCTTTTTCGGATGAAAGTGTGGTGAAATTGCTTCAGAATTTTAAAGGTTTGGTCGTAATCGACGAAGCTTATATCGACTTTTCGGATAAAGAAAGCTGGTTGACAGAAATCGATGAATATCCAAATTTGGTGATTACTCAAACTTTGTCAAAAGCTTATGGTTTAGCGGGAATTCGTTTGGGAATTTGTTATGCTTCAGAAGCTGTGATCTCAGTTTTGAATAAGATAAAACCTCCTTATAATGTAAACGAATTAACGCAGCAAAGAGCTATTGTCCGTTTAAATGATTCGGATAAAATAAAACAAGAAATAGCTTCTATTATTGAACAAAGAGAAGAATTGCTTAAAGTTTTACTTGAAGTAAGTTTTGTAGAAAAAGTATATCCTACAGAGGCTAATTTTGTCTTAGTAAAAGTGGATAATGCGAATAAAAGATACGATGAATTAATTGCTAAAGGAATTGTAATTCGTAATAGAACAACTCAGCCATTATGCGAAAATTGCCTTCGTTTTACGATTGGAATTCCTGAGGAAAATGCAGTTTTGATTAAAGAATTGAAGTTGTTGAAGTAA
- the hisB gene encoding bifunctional histidinol-phosphatase/imidazoleglycerol-phosphate dehydratase HisB gives MKKVLFIDRDGTIVLEPENYQLDALEKVEFYPKAFQYLAKIANELDYELAMVTNQDGLGTDSFPEDTFWPTQNFILKAFENEGVLFDDIFIDRSFPEDNAPTRKPRTGMLTKYINNPEYDLANSFVLGDRLTDVELAKNLGAKAIFINDNDGIGSNEISSKREELDETIILQTMSWKEIYEFLKLEARSASITRKTNETDIFINLNLDGTGKSKIETGIAFFDHMLDQISRHGQMDLEILVKGDLEVDEHHTIEDTAIALGEVFAKALGNKLGIERYGFCLPMDDCLAQVAIDFGGRNWLVWETEFKREMVGKMPTEMFFHFFKSFSDGAKANINIKAEGTNEHHKIEAIFKAFAKAIKVAVKRDTEKMILPSTKGML, from the coding sequence ATGAAAAAAGTACTTTTTATCGATCGTGACGGAACGATTGTGTTAGAACCAGAAAATTATCAATTAGATGCTTTGGAAAAAGTAGAATTTTATCCAAAAGCTTTTCAATATTTGGCTAAAATTGCCAATGAATTAGATTACGAATTGGCGATGGTGACCAATCAGGACGGATTAGGAACGGATAGTTTTCCGGAAGATACGTTTTGGCCAACGCAAAATTTTATCTTAAAAGCCTTTGAAAATGAAGGAGTTTTGTTTGATGATATTTTTATCGACAGATCTTTTCCGGAAGATAATGCGCCAACACGCAAGCCAAGAACGGGAATGCTGACAAAATATATTAATAATCCGGAATATGATTTAGCAAATTCATTTGTTCTAGGAGATCGTTTGACTGATGTTGAATTGGCTAAAAATCTTGGTGCAAAAGCCATTTTTATCAATGATAATGACGGAATTGGAAGTAACGAAATTTCATCTAAACGTGAGGAATTAGACGAAACGATTATTCTTCAAACAATGAGTTGGAAAGAGATTTATGAGTTTTTGAAACTTGAAGCGCGTTCGGCTTCGATTACGCGTAAAACTAATGAAACCGATATTTTTATCAATTTAAACCTAGACGGAACCGGAAAAAGTAAAATCGAAACCGGAATTGCTTTTTTTGATCATATGTTAGATCAAATTTCGCGTCACGGTCAAATGGATTTGGAAATCCTAGTAAAAGGCGATCTTGAAGTTGATGAACACCATACAATTGAAGATACTGCAATTGCTTTAGGAGAAGTTTTTGCTAAAGCTTTAGGAAATAAACTTGGAATAGAACGTTACGGTTTCTGTTTGCCAATGGACGATTGTTTGGCGCAAGTTGCAATTGATTTTGGCGGAAGAAACTGGTTGGTTTGGGAAACCGAATTTAAACGCGAAATGGTTGGAAAAATGCCAACAGAAATGTTTTTTCACTTCTTTAAATCATTCTCAGACGGCGCAAAAGCTAACATCAACATAAAAGCCGAGGGAACTAATGAACACCACAAAATTGAGGCAATTTTTAAAGCTTTCGCGAAAGCAATAAAAGTAGCGGTGAAAAGAGATACAGAGAAAATGATTTTGCCTTCGACAAAGGGTATGTTGTAA
- the hisH gene encoding imidazole glycerol phosphate synthase subunit HisH — translation MKIVIINYGAGNIQSIMFAIERLGFKAVLSNNPDEILAADKVIFPGVGEASSAMKKLKESGLDSLIPNLKQPVLGICLGMQLMCKSSEEGNTKGLGIFDVDVIKFTSKVKVPQMGWNQIYDLKSDLFKGISENEFMYLVHSFYAPNCDEAIAVTDYELEYASALQKNNFYGTQFHPEKSGAVGEKILENFLKM, via the coding sequence ATGAAAATAGTAATTATAAATTACGGAGCAGGAAATATTCAGAGCATTATGTTTGCTATTGAAAGGCTTGGTTTTAAAGCTGTTTTGAGTAATAATCCGGATGAAATTTTGGCGGCTGATAAAGTGATTTTTCCTGGAGTTGGAGAAGCAAGTTCGGCTATGAAAAAGTTGAAAGAAAGCGGTTTGGATAGTTTGATTCCGAATTTGAAACAACCGGTTTTGGGAATTTGCCTTGGAATGCAATTAATGTGTAAATCATCTGAAGAAGGAAATACCAAAGGACTTGGGATTTTTGATGTTGATGTGATTAAATTTACTTCAAAAGTAAAAGTGCCACAAATGGGTTGGAATCAGATTTATGATTTAAAATCGGATTTGTTTAAAGGAATTTCTGAGAATGAATTCATGTATTTGGTGCATAGTTTTTACGCCCCAAATTGCGATGAAGCTATTGCTGTAACGGATTACGAACTTGAATATGCATCGGCTTTGCAAAAAAACAATTTTTACGGAACTCAATTTCACCCAGAGAAAAGTGGTGCCGTTGGGGAGAAAATATTAGAGAATTTTTTAAAAATGTAA
- the hisA gene encoding 1-(5-phosphoribosyl)-5-[(5-phosphoribosylamino)methylideneamino]imidazole-4-carboxamide isomerase produces MRIIPAIDIIDGKCVRLSKGDYDTKIIYNENPLEVAKSFEAHGIEYLHLVDLDGAKSSKIVNYKILEQIATQTSLQIDFGGGLKSDNDLRVAFESGASQITGGSIAVKNRAIFEKWISEYGSEKIILGADAKDEKIAVSGWLEDSDEDLIPFIQEYQTKGIQYVICTDIAKDGMLQGPSFDLYKKILAEANGLKLIASGGISTFDELPKLAELGCEGTIIGKAIYENRITLKQLEDYIIRK; encoded by the coding sequence ATGAGAATAATACCAGCCATAGATATCATCGACGGAAAATGTGTTCGCTTATCAAAAGGGGATTACGATACCAAAATAATTTACAACGAAAATCCGCTTGAAGTAGCGAAATCATTCGAAGCACACGGAATTGAGTATCTGCATTTAGTAGATTTAGATGGCGCAAAATCGAGTAAAATTGTCAATTATAAAATACTAGAGCAAATTGCAACACAAACGAGTTTGCAAATTGATTTTGGCGGTGGTTTGAAATCTGATAATGATTTGAGAGTTGCTTTTGAAAGTGGTGCGAGTCAAATTACAGGCGGAAGTATCGCTGTAAAAAACAGAGCAATTTTCGAAAAATGGATTTCGGAATATGGCTCAGAAAAAATTATTCTTGGCGCTGACGCTAAAGATGAAAAAATTGCCGTTTCGGGTTGGTTAGAAGATTCAGATGAAGATTTGATTCCGTTTATTCAGGAATATCAAACTAAAGGAATTCAGTATGTTATCTGTACGGATATCGCAAAAGACGGAATGTTACAAGGTCCGAGTTTTGATTTGTATAAGAAAATTTTAGCAGAAGCAAATGGTTTAAAACTAATTGCTTCGGGTGGAATTTCAACTTTCGACGAACTTCCTAAATTAGCTGAATTAGGCTGCGAAGGAACTATAATTGGAAAGGCGATTTACGAGAACAGAATTACCTTGAAACAACTAGAGGATTACATAATTAGAAAATGA
- the hisF gene encoding imidazole glycerol phosphate synthase subunit HisF, which translates to MLAKRIIPCLDIKNGRTVKGVNFVDLRDAGDPVELAEIYSAEGADELVFLDISATEERRKTLVNMVRSVAEKINIPFTVGGGISSVEDVEILLNNGADKVSINSSAVKNPQLINDLAQKFGSQCVVVAIDAKQINGQWIVHLVGGKVPTELNLFDWAIEVAERGAGEILFTSMDNDGTKNGFANEALAKLSTLINIPIIASGGAGNIQHFVDSFKVGKADAALAASVFHFKEIEIKALKEELRDNGIEVRL; encoded by the coding sequence ATGTTAGCAAAAAGAATCATTCCTTGTTTGGATATAAAAAACGGAAGAACTGTAAAAGGTGTTAATTTCGTTGACTTGCGCGATGCTGGTGATCCGGTTGAACTGGCTGAAATCTATTCGGCTGAAGGTGCAGATGAATTGGTTTTTCTGGATATTTCTGCCACTGAAGAACGTCGCAAAACGTTGGTCAATATGGTAAGAAGTGTTGCGGAGAAAATTAATATTCCGTTTACGGTTGGCGGTGGAATTTCGTCTGTTGAAGATGTTGAAATCCTTCTGAATAATGGAGCTGATAAGGTTTCGATAAATTCATCGGCAGTAAAAAATCCGCAATTGATTAATGATTTGGCTCAGAAATTCGGAAGTCAATGTGTTGTTGTTGCAATTGATGCGAAACAAATTAACGGACAATGGATCGTACATTTAGTTGGCGGAAAAGTGCCAACAGAACTTAATTTATTTGATTGGGCAATAGAAGTAGCAGAACGCGGCGCAGGAGAAATTCTATTTACTTCGATGGATAATGACGGAACCAAAAATGGTTTTGCAAACGAAGCTTTGGCCAAATTATCGACTTTAATAAATATTCCGATTATTGCCTCTGGCGGTGCGGGAAATATTCAGCATTTTGTGGATTCTTTTAAAGTAGGAAAAGCTGATGCAGCTTTGGCTGCGAGTGTTTTTCACTTTAAAGAGATTGAGATTAAGGCTTTGAAAGAAGAACTTAGAGATAATGGAATTGAAGTTAGACTTTAG
- the hisIE gene encoding bifunctional phosphoribosyl-AMP cyclohydrolase/phosphoribosyl-ATP diphosphatase HisIE, whose amino-acid sequence MEIDIKSAHGLIPAIIQDSETKNVLMLGYMNEESLQKTIETKKVTFFSRSKQRLWTKGEESGNFLNLVDIKNDCDGDTLLIQAKPVGPTCHTGADTCWQEENKENYGFISQLENTIKTRRENADSEKSYVASLFEKGINKIAQKVGEEAVEVVIEAKDDNDDLFLSESADLLFHYLILLQAKGFQLNDVVEVLKKRQK is encoded by the coding sequence ATGGAAATAGATATAAAAAGCGCACACGGTTTGATTCCGGCAATTATTCAGGATTCTGAAACAAAAAATGTTTTGATGCTGGGATATATGAACGAAGAATCTTTGCAAAAAACAATAGAGACCAAAAAAGTAACTTTCTTTAGCAGATCCAAACAAAGACTTTGGACAAAAGGCGAGGAGAGTGGAAACTTTTTGAATCTAGTAGATATTAAAAACGACTGTGATGGTGACACACTTTTGATCCAGGCAAAACCAGTTGGGCCAACGTGCCACACGGGAGCTGATACGTGTTGGCAGGAAGAAAACAAGGAAAATTATGGTTTTATTTCTCAATTAGAAAATACAATCAAAACCAGAAGAGAAAACGCCGATTCTGAGAAAAGCTACGTTGCTTCTTTATTTGAAAAAGGAATCAATAAAATTGCCCAAAAAGTTGGTGAAGAAGCGGTAGAAGTTGTTATTGAAGCCAAAGATGATAACGATGATTTATTCTTAAGCGAAAGCGCCGATTTGTTATTTCACTACTTGATATTGCTTCAGGCAAAAGGTTTTCAGTTGAATGATGTTGTTGAAGTCTTGAAGAAACGCCAGAAGTAG
- a CDS encoding carbohydrate-binding family 9-like protein: MKIRKIAAVVCFVCSITTYSQNIPVYKTNEKLIIDGDLSDWKTPFSGPFVIHNSAEKATQNTMVSLSWNDENLYIAYRSADSKIVGTNQKKDSQIFNTDDLVEIFIDPDGDGQNYVEIGVNAFSSHYDMLLKCISPLCGGWNTSIAFNITGMEAQSKITPEGFTTEIKIPFSSLETIQNGNFSKPKAGTKWRGNAFRIDYGNTTEYLALQPYKSGRFGFHQPDQFTVFEFME; the protein is encoded by the coding sequence ATGAAAATTAGAAAAATTGCAGCTGTTGTATGCTTTGTGTGTTCGATAACAACTTATTCGCAAAATATTCCTGTTTACAAAACAAACGAAAAATTAATTATTGATGGAGATTTATCTGATTGGAAAACACCTTTTTCAGGTCCGTTTGTAATTCATAATTCAGCCGAAAAAGCAACACAAAACACAATGGTTTCACTTTCGTGGAATGATGAAAACCTATATATAGCTTATCGTTCAGCAGATTCTAAAATAGTTGGAACAAACCAAAAAAAAGATTCTCAAATTTTCAATACAGATGATTTAGTCGAAATTTTTATCGATCCAGATGGTGACGGTCAAAATTATGTTGAAATTGGAGTAAATGCATTTTCAAGCCATTATGATATGTTACTTAAATGCATTTCGCCTCTTTGTGGCGGTTGGAATACTTCAATAGCATTTAATATTACAGGAATGGAAGCGCAAAGTAAAATAACTCCTGAAGGTTTTACTACAGAAATTAAGATTCCGTTCTCAAGTTTAGAAACTATTCAAAACGGTAATTTTAGTAAACCTAAAGCAGGCACAAAATGGAGAGGAAATGCTTTTAGAATTGATTACGGTAACACAACCGAATATCTTGCATTACAACCTTATAAAAGCGGAAGATTTGGATTTCATCAACCGGATCAATTTACTGTTTTTGAGTTTATGGAGTAA
- a CDS encoding M1 family metallopeptidase → MKKYFGGVFIAFLVGFTANAQGLLNKSETVFTHQDTLRGSITKERAWWDLKYYHLDVKVNPKDKTITGSNTVRYTVLTQNNKMQIDLQQPMQIYKVTQDGKELKFERDGNAFFIELTAAQKVGETKEIIISFGGIPKEAIKPPWDGGITWKKDKNGKDFIASSCQGLGASVWWPCKDHMYDEVENMLISVNVPGDLTDVSNGRLQSVKKEKDGTKTFNWYVSNPINNYGVNINIGDYVNFSEKYKGEKGELDCNYYVLRDNLAVAKEQFKDVPRMLKAFENWFGPYPFYEDSYKLVEAPYLGMEHQSSVTYGNGFKNGYLGRDLSGTGWGLKFDFIIIHESGHEWFANNITYKDIADMWVHESFTNYSESLFLEYYYGKDAAAEYVIGCRKGISNDKPIIGHYDVNNEGSGDMYPKGANMLHMIRQVINDDAKWKSILRGLNSTFYHKTVTGKQIQDYINEKSGINFNRVFAQYLTTTQIPVFEYMFKNGTFGYHWTNCVAKFDMPVRVKINGVETWLKPTTEWQSEKTTNEDRKLEVDKDFYVTTSNIVE, encoded by the coding sequence ATGAAAAAATACTTTGGTGGCGTTTTTATCGCCTTTTTAGTTGGTTTTACAGCCAATGCGCAAGGACTTCTTAATAAGTCTGAAACGGTTTTTACACATCAGGATACTTTACGCGGAAGCATTACTAAAGAGAGAGCTTGGTGGGATTTGAAATACTATCATTTAGATGTGAAAGTAAATCCAAAAGATAAGACTATTACAGGTTCAAACACTGTTCGTTATACTGTTTTGACGCAGAATAACAAAATGCAAATTGATTTGCAGCAACCAATGCAGATCTACAAAGTAACGCAGGATGGAAAAGAACTGAAGTTTGAAAGAGACGGAAATGCTTTTTTTATTGAATTAACTGCAGCTCAAAAAGTGGGTGAAACAAAAGAGATAATTATTTCTTTTGGTGGAATACCTAAAGAAGCTATTAAACCACCTTGGGATGGCGGAATTACCTGGAAAAAAGATAAAAACGGAAAAGATTTTATTGCTTCATCTTGCCAAGGTTTAGGCGCAAGCGTTTGGTGGCCATGCAAAGATCATATGTATGACGAAGTAGAAAATATGTTAATCAGCGTGAATGTTCCGGGAGATTTGACTGATGTTTCGAACGGAAGATTACAAAGCGTTAAAAAAGAAAAAGACGGTACAAAGACCTTTAATTGGTATGTTTCGAATCCTATTAATAATTATGGTGTAAATATTAATATTGGTGATTACGTTAATTTCTCTGAGAAATATAAGGGGGAAAAAGGCGAATTAGATTGTAATTATTACGTTTTGAGAGATAATTTGGCTGTAGCCAAAGAACAATTTAAGGACGTTCCTAGAATGTTAAAAGCTTTCGAAAACTGGTTTGGACCTTATCCTTTTTACGAAGATAGTTATAAATTGGTCGAAGCGCCTTATTTAGGAATGGAGCACCAAAGTAGTGTGACTTACGGAAACGGCTTTAAAAATGGTTATTTAGGACGTGATTTAAGTGGAACTGGTTGGGGATTAAAATTTGATTTTATTATTATCCACGAGTCTGGACACGAATGGTTTGCTAACAATATTACGTATAAAGATATTGCAGATATGTGGGTTCACGAGAGTTTTACCAACTATTCTGAAAGTTTATTTCTAGAATATTACTACGGAAAAGATGCCGCAGCTGAATATGTAATTGGTTGCAGAAAAGGAATTAGTAACGATAAACCTATTATTGGTCATTACGACGTAAATAATGAAGGATCAGGAGATATGTATCCAAAAGGTGCAAATATGCTGCACATGATTCGTCAGGTTATTAACGATGATGCAAAATGGAAATCGATTTTAAGAGGTTTAAACAGTACTTTTTACCATAAAACTGTTACAGGAAAACAAATTCAGGATTATATAAATGAAAAATCAGGAATTAACTTTAATAGAGTTTTTGCACAATATTTGACTACAACACAAATTCCGGTTTTTGAATATATGTTCAAAAATGGCACTTTTGGATATCATTGGACAAATTGTGTTGCCAAATTTGATATGCCGGTTAGAGTGAAAATAAATGGTGTTGAAACTTGGTTAAAACCAACAACAGAATGGCAATCTGAGAAAACTACAAATGAAGACAGAAAGCTGGAAGTTGATAAAGATTTCTATGTTACGACTTCTAATATTGTGGAATAA